GGGGGAGCTGTTAGAGGGGTGGGGAGTTCAACCGGTTCGGGCACCAAGGCCCGCGCTTGAGGATTATGTCTTAGATGAGCGGAAAGTTGTGGGAAGACAGGAAGGAACCCTAAGGGGAATGTGGAAATAGGAGATGGTGATTCTGGCTAGGTGGTGGCAGAGGTGGGTCGAGTAATAGCCGTAGCTAACCAAAAGGGCGGGGTGGGGAAGACTACCACAGCGGTGAATTTAGGGGCGGCCCTGGCCCTGCGGGGGAGACGGGTGCTACTGGTGGATATCGATCCCCAGGCCAATGCCACCAGCGGGGTGGGGGTTAGAAAAGAGGATGTACGGGAAGGCACTTATGATAGTCTCATTGGGCGGTTGCCGCTGCGGGCGGTGATCAGGCCTACGGAGATTGGGGGGTTAGATTTAGCCCCATCCAGCATTCAGCTGGCGGGCGCGGAAGTGGAGCTGGTGGGAGAGGAAAGGCGAGAGTACCGGTTAAGAGCGGCGCTGGAAGGGGTGCGGGGCAGGTATGACTACTTGTTAATTGATTGCCCGCCTTCTTTGGGATTGCTTACGCTGAATGGCTTGGTGGCGGCCGATTCGGTGTTGATCCCCATCCAGTGCGAGTACTATGCCTTGGAGGGTTTGGGCCAGCTGATGCGGACGGTGGAGTTGGTTCAAAAAGGATTGAACCCCGGGTTGCAGTTGGAAGGGGTACTGCTGACGATGTTTGATGCTCGTACTAACTTGGCCATCCAAGTGGTGGAGCAGGTGAAGGAACATTTCCGCGATAAGGTCTTCAAGACCATTGTTCCCAGGAACGTGCGGCTAAGCGAGGCGCCTAGCTTCGGTCAGCCGGTTGTTACTTATGACGCCAGGTGCCGAGGGGCGGAGGTATACCGGGAGCTAGCAGAGGAGGTGTTGGCCAATGGCTAAGCGCAAGCTTGGCGGTCTGGGCCGAGGATTAGAAGCCTTGCTATCAGTGGGCGATGATGAGGGGCGAGAGGAGCCGGGTACGCGGGTGGTGTACTTACGGGTGGAGGATATCCGCCCCGGTAGACACCAGCCCCGGCGAGGCTTTGATGAAGAAAAGCTGGAAGAATTGGCAGCTAGCATTCGCGAGCACGGACTGGTTCAGCCGGTGGTAGTCCGGCCGACGGCGGAGGGCGGATACGAGCTGGTGGCCGGGGAGCGGCGGTGGCGGGCCAGCGCCCGGGCGGGGCTGCGAGTAATCCCGGCGGTTATCCGGGAGCTTTCGGA
Above is a window of Clostridia bacterium DNA encoding:
- a CDS encoding ParA family protein; this encodes MGRVIAVANQKGGVGKTTTAVNLGAALALRGRRVLLVDIDPQANATSGVGVRKEDVREGTYDSLIGRLPLRAVIRPTEIGGLDLAPSSIQLAGAEVELVGEERREYRLRAALEGVRGRYDYLLIDCPPSLGLLTLNGLVAADSVLIPIQCEYYALEGLGQLMRTVELVQKGLNPGLQLEGVLLTMFDARTNLAIQVVEQVKEHFRDKVFKTIVPRNVRLSEAPSFGQPVVTYDARCRGAEVYRELAEEVLANG